In one Roseburia intestinalis L1-82 genomic region, the following are encoded:
- a CDS encoding HD-GYP domain-containing protein: MQFVKTADLKPGMRLAKPIYNKMGVLLYERDTLLTMQGINSIENFGLIGIFILEPAEPVPPLSREDLEFEQFQTIYVFKLKENMDRLQANQAPVSLSDLVRDIQTHYGSLDHKLNFAQNLRSSADFVYKHSISVGILCAMITNQMHLPAAEQTALITAALLYDFGYLYVPQTVLDKGDDLTTADKDFIQLNLERGYETLRPDRGDYKFPVHTLDIIQQIIFKNSRTLKVKEPADNIRLLVDILAVADEFDHLTAMNINKPPISEIAAMGRLKKDKATYNPLVLSALAECIHILPTGACVDLSDGEKALVLAENPADFLHPMVLKFSTNMIYDLSDPVINKSLKITDIMKTMDNRIALDKDSVKHFVSDAYIKETADRFRKVKLQIAQHNQSKLEQKAASALMSSASVIPQDALGTEKPLAQKKPRKKMKLR, translated from the coding sequence ATGCAATTTGTAAAAACAGCAGATTTAAAACCCGGCATGAGACTTGCAAAACCAATCTACAATAAGATGGGTGTTCTTCTTTATGAAAGAGACACACTTTTAACCATGCAGGGTATTAACAGTATCGAAAACTTTGGTCTGATCGGTATTTTTATTCTTGAGCCGGCAGAGCCGGTACCGCCTCTTTCCAGAGAGGATCTTGAATTCGAACAGTTCCAGACTATATATGTTTTTAAATTAAAAGAAAATATGGATCGTCTGCAGGCCAATCAGGCACCTGTTTCGCTGAGCGATCTCGTCAGAGACATCCAGACACATTACGGCAGTCTTGATCACAAATTAAATTTTGCACAAAACCTGCGAAGTTCTGCAGATTTTGTTTACAAACATTCCATCAGTGTCGGCATTCTCTGTGCGATGATCACAAATCAGATGCATCTGCCTGCTGCAGAACAGACAGCCCTTATCACAGCTGCGCTTCTCTACGATTTTGGTTATCTGTATGTACCACAGACAGTGTTAGACAAAGGGGATGACCTTACAACAGCAGATAAGGATTTTATCCAGCTCAACTTAGAGCGCGGTTATGAAACACTCCGCCCGGACCGTGGTGATTATAAATTCCCGGTACATACGCTTGATATTATCCAGCAGATCATTTTTAAAAACAGCCGTACTTTAAAAGTCAAAGAACCGGCAGACAATATCCGTCTTCTCGTCGATATTTTAGCAGTAGCGGACGAATTTGACCATCTGACCGCAATGAACATTAACAAACCGCCAATTTCAGAAATTGCTGCCATGGGACGTCTGAAAAAGGATAAAGCCACCTACAATCCGCTCGTACTTTCCGCTTTAGCAGAATGTATCCATATTCTTCCTACCGGTGCATGTGTAGATCTTTCCGATGGCGAAAAAGCCCTTGTGCTTGCAGAGAATCCGGCTGATTTTCTTCATCCGATGGTACTGAAGTTTTCCACAAACATGATATACGATTTAAGTGACCCGGTGATCAACAAATCTTTAAAGATCACAGATATCATGAAAACCATGGACAACCGTATCGCATTGGATAAAGATTCTGTAAAGCATTTTGTTTCCGATGCCTACATCAAAGAAACGGCAGACCGTTTCCGCAAGGTCAAGCTTCAGATTGCACAGCACAATCAAAGTAAACTGGAACAAAAAGCGGCAAGCGCCTTAATGAGTAGTGCATCTGTGATCCCGCAGGATGCTTTGGGCACAGAAAAACCACTGGCCCAAAAGAAACCGCGCAAAAAAATGAAACTCCGTTAA
- a CDS encoding cell wall hydrolase, producing MRRILGGILTGCILVTATVHAGTTQKDIDKAKDQITDLKKQKEDAKDQVDSLTNEKQGLESDLSGLNGQLNTITSDMNQLEQQAAQKEDEINTAAEDLKRSEERSAEQYEDMKVRIQYIYENGNQSVWDMLIHVSSIAEFLNQAEYTSAINQYDRNMLTAYQELTEQIKKQKKELEEQKEELTVLQQEKQKEQEKVNSLIEDTQKKIQESSEKIEDAQSDVESIDAKIEKMIEYEKQLEIQKAKEDAARLAAIKKQEQENRSNVTYAPAQSDAYLLAAIIQCEAWGEPYDGKLAVGSVIMNRVRSSYFPNTVSGVIYQGGQFSPVASGRLAYRLEQGVASDCMSAAQAVLGGTSTTNCLYFRVNNGIIEGTVIGNHVFY from the coding sequence TTGAGAAGAATCCTGGGAGGAATACTGACCGGCTGCATACTTGTTACGGCAACTGTCCATGCAGGAACGACACAGAAAGATATTGATAAGGCAAAAGACCAGATCACAGACCTTAAAAAACAGAAAGAAGATGCGAAAGATCAGGTGGACAGCCTGACCAATGAAAAACAGGGATTGGAGAGCGACCTTAGCGGACTGAACGGACAGTTAAATACGATCACTTCTGATATGAACCAGTTAGAGCAGCAGGCAGCGCAGAAAGAAGACGAGATCAATACGGCGGCGGAAGATCTGAAACGTTCCGAGGAACGATCTGCAGAACAGTATGAAGATATGAAAGTGCGCATTCAGTATATTTATGAAAATGGCAATCAGTCTGTATGGGACATGCTTATTCATGTGTCCTCCATCGCAGAATTTTTAAATCAGGCGGAATATACAAGTGCAATCAATCAGTATGACAGAAATATGCTTACGGCATATCAGGAGCTCACGGAGCAGATCAAAAAACAGAAAAAGGAACTCGAGGAGCAGAAGGAAGAACTGACTGTATTACAGCAGGAAAAACAGAAAGAGCAGGAAAAAGTCAACAGCCTGATCGAGGATACGCAGAAGAAGATACAGGAATCCAGCGAGAAAATTGAAGATGCACAGTCCGATGTGGAATCGATCGATGCAAAGATCGAGAAAATGATCGAATACGAAAAGCAGCTTGAGATACAGAAGGCAAAAGAGGATGCTGCGCGCCTTGCAGCCATCAAAAAGCAGGAACAGGAAAACAGGTCGAATGTGACATACGCACCGGCACAGAGCGATGCGTATCTGTTAGCTGCCATCATCCAGTGTGAGGCATGGGGCGAGCCATATGATGGAAAACTTGCGGTGGGCAGCGTGATCATGAACCGTGTCAGAAGCTCCTATTTTCCGAATACGGTTTCCGGTGTGATTTATCAGGGAGGGCAGTTCTCTCCGGTTGCCAGCGGTCGTCTTGCATACCGTCTGGAGCAGGGAGTCGCTTCCGATTGTATGAGTGCGGCACAGGCGGTTCTGGGTGGAACGAGCACAACAAATTGTCTGTATTTTCGTGTGAATAACGGCATTATAGAAGGAACAGTTATAGGTAATCATGTGTTTTATTAA
- a CDS encoding acetyl-CoA C-acetyltransferase, with the protein MAKKVVLAGACRTAIGKMGGALSNTPAADLGAIVIKEALRRANVKPEMVDEVKMGCVIQAAQGQNVARQAAIKAGLPIEVPAITINVVCGSGLKCVNDAATMIMAGEADIVVAGGMENMSMAPYAMTKARFGYRMNNATIIDTMVNDALTDAFNHYHMMITAENVCDKYGITREELDEFSANSQQKCEKAIAEGKFDDEIVPVPVKVKKEIVDFVKDEGPRAGTTAESLAKLKCCSGKEGGLVTAGNASGINDGAAAIVVMSEEKAKELGVTPMATWVAGALGGVEPEIMGVGPVASTRKVLAKTGLSIDDMDLIEANEAFAAQSIAVARDLKFDMSKVNVNGGAIALGHPVGASGCRILVTLLHEMQKRDAKRGLATLCIGGGMGCSTIVER; encoded by the coding sequence ATGGCAAAGAAAGTAGTTTTAGCAGGTGCCTGCCGTACCGCAATCGGTAAAATGGGTGGAGCATTAAGCAATACTCCAGCAGCAGACTTAGGTGCAATCGTTATCAAAGAGGCTTTAAGAAGAGCAAACGTTAAACCGGAGATGGTTGACGAGGTAAAAATGGGTTGTGTAATCCAGGCAGCTCAGGGACAGAACGTTGCACGTCAGGCAGCAATCAAAGCAGGACTGCCAATCGAAGTTCCGGCAATCACAATCAACGTTGTTTGTGGTTCTGGTTTAAAATGTGTCAATGATGCAGCTACCATGATCATGGCAGGTGAAGCTGATATCGTTGTTGCAGGTGGTATGGAAAACATGTCTATGGCACCATATGCTATGACAAAAGCTCGTTTTGGATATCGTATGAACAATGCAACGATCATCGATACAATGGTAAATGATGCATTAACAGATGCATTCAACCACTATCATATGATGATCACTGCAGAGAACGTATGTGATAAATATGGCATTACAAGAGAAGAACTTGACGAGTTCTCAGCAAACAGCCAGCAGAAATGTGAAAAAGCAATCGCTGAAGGCAAATTTGATGATGAGATCGTTCCGGTTCCTGTTAAAGTGAAAAAAGAGATCGTTGATTTCGTGAAAGATGAGGGACCACGTGCCGGTACAACTGCTGAGTCTTTAGCAAAATTAAAATGCTGCTCTGGTAAAGAGGGCGGACTTGTTACAGCAGGTAACGCTTCCGGTATCAACGATGGTGCAGCAGCAATCGTTGTTATGAGCGAAGAGAAAGCAAAAGAACTTGGTGTTACACCAATGGCTACATGGGTAGCAGGTGCTCTTGGCGGAGTTGAGCCTGAAATCATGGGTGTTGGACCTGTTGCTTCTACAAGAAAAGTATTAGCAAAAACTGGTTTATCTATTGATGATATGGACTTAATCGAAGCAAACGAAGCATTCGCAGCTCAGTCTATCGCAGTAGCAAGAGATCTGAAATTCGATATGTCAAAAGTAAACGTAAACGGTGGTGCAATCGCATTAGGACACCCGGTAGGTGCTTCCGGATGCCGTATCCTTGTTACATTACTGCATGAGATGCAGAAGAGAGACGCTAAGAGAGGTCTTGCTACACTTTGCATCGGCGGTGGTATGGGATGCTCTACAATCGTTGAGAGATAA
- a CDS encoding 3-hydroxyacyl-CoA dehydrogenase family protein, whose protein sequence is MKVGVIGAGTMGQGIAKAFAQVEGYEVALCDIKQEWAEGGKEKIKKGYARLVEKGKMTQEAVDGILAKITPGLKEDLCKDCDLIVEAAFENMEVKKTTFKELDEIAKPDCIFASNTSSLSITEIGNGLNRPMVGMHFFNPADRMKLIEVIAGVNTPDETVSAIKKISEEIGKTPVQVNEAAGFVVNRILIPMINEAAFIKMEGVSDIAGIDAAMKLGANHPMGPLELGDFIGLDICLAIMDVLYKETGDSKYRACPLIRKMVRGGNLGAKSGKGFYVYNADRTKTPVDAQ, encoded by the coding sequence ATGAAGGTTGGCGTTATTGGTGCAGGAACTATGGGACAGGGCATTGCAAAAGCATTTGCTCAGGTAGAAGGATATGAAGTAGCACTTTGCGATATCAAGCAGGAGTGGGCTGAAGGCGGAAAAGAGAAAATCAAAAAAGGTTATGCAAGATTAGTAGAAAAAGGAAAAATGACACAGGAAGCTGTTGATGGCATCCTTGCAAAAATCACTCCAGGTTTAAAAGAAGACCTTTGCAAAGACTGTGATCTGATCGTAGAGGCAGCTTTCGAGAACATGGAAGTAAAGAAAACTACTTTCAAAGAATTAGACGAGATCGCAAAACCAGATTGTATCTTCGCTTCTAACACATCCAGTCTTTCCATCACAGAGATCGGAAACGGATTAAACCGTCCAATGGTTGGTATGCATTTCTTCAATCCGGCAGACCGTATGAAACTGATCGAGGTTATCGCTGGTGTGAATACTCCGGATGAAACTGTTTCCGCTATTAAGAAAATTTCTGAAGAGATCGGAAAAACTCCGGTACAGGTTAATGAGGCTGCTGGTTTCGTTGTAAACCGTATCTTAATCCCAATGATCAACGAAGCTGCATTCATCAAAATGGAAGGTGTTTCCGATATCGCTGGTATCGATGCAGCTATGAAACTTGGTGCTAACCACCCAATGGGACCGTTAGAGTTAGGTGATTTCATCGGTCTTGATATCTGCCTTGCTATCATGGATGTACTTTACAAAGAGACAGGCGACAGCAAATATCGTGCATGCCCACTGATCCGTAAGATGGTTCGTGGTGGTAACCTTGGAGCAAAGAGCGGCAAGGGATTCTATGTATACAATGCTGATCGTACAAAGACTCCGGTCGATGCTCAGTAA
- a CDS encoding acyl-CoA dehydrogenase, with amino-acid sequence MDFTLDKKHEMARSLFKEFAETEVKPLAQETDETEAFPAETVKKMQKYGFMGIPVPKEYGGQGCDPLTYVMCVEELSKVCATTGVVVSAHTSLCIDPIMTYGTEEQKQKYVKPLATGEKLGAFALTEPGAGTDAQGAQTKAVLDGDEWVLNGSKCFITNGKVADVYIVIAITSITEDKRGRKKKNFSAFIVDKGAPGFSFGTKEKKMGIRGSSTYELIFEDCRIPKENLLGPEGKGFPIAMHTLDGGRIGIAAQALGIAEGALDRAIAYTKERKQFGRSIAQQQNTQFKLADMAARIEAAQLLVYKAAMAKATQKVYSVEAAKAKLFAAETAMAVTTEVVQLFGGYGYIREYDVERMMRDAKITEIYEGTSEVQRMVISGALLK; translated from the coding sequence ATGGATTTCACTTTAGACAAGAAACATGAAATGGCGCGTTCCTTATTCAAGGAATTTGCTGAAACAGAAGTAAAACCGCTTGCACAGGAAACAGATGAGACAGAAGCTTTCCCGGCAGAAACGGTTAAGAAAATGCAGAAATACGGATTCATGGGAATCCCGGTTCCGAAAGAATATGGTGGACAGGGTTGTGATCCTCTTACATACGTTATGTGCGTAGAAGAGTTATCTAAAGTTTGCGCAACCACAGGTGTTGTTGTATCTGCACATACATCTCTCTGCATCGATCCGATCATGACATATGGTACAGAAGAGCAGAAACAGAAATATGTAAAACCACTTGCAACAGGCGAGAAGTTAGGTGCATTCGCATTAACTGAGCCGGGTGCTGGTACTGATGCACAGGGTGCACAGACAAAAGCTGTTTTAGATGGTGACGAGTGGGTATTAAATGGATCAAAATGCTTCATTACCAATGGTAAAGTTGCAGATGTTTATATTGTAATCGCTATCACAAGCATCACAGAGGACAAGAGAGGCAGAAAGAAGAAAAACTTCTCTGCATTTATCGTAGATAAGGGAGCTCCTGGTTTCTCATTCGGAACAAAAGAGAAGAAGATGGGTATCCGTGGATCATCTACTTATGAGCTGATCTTCGAAGACTGCAGAATCCCGAAAGAGAATCTGTTAGGACCGGAAGGAAAAGGTTTCCCGATCGCAATGCACACACTTGATGGTGGACGTATCGGTATTGCTGCTCAGGCACTTGGTATCGCTGAGGGCGCATTAGACAGAGCTATCGCTTATACAAAAGAGAGAAAACAGTTTGGACGTTCAATCGCACAGCAGCAGAATACACAGTTCAAACTTGCTGATATGGCTGCAAGAATCGAAGCTGCACAGCTTTTAGTTTACAAAGCTGCAATGGCAAAAGCTACTCAGAAAGTATATTCTGTAGAAGCTGCAAAAGCGAAATTATTCGCAGCAGAGACTGCAATGGCTGTTACAACTGAGGTTGTTCAGTTATTCGGTGGATACGGATATATCAGAGAGTACGATGTAGAGCGTATGATGCGTGATGCTAAGATCACTGAGATCTACGAGGGTACAAGCGAAGTCCAGCGTATGGTAATCTCCGGTGCACTGTTAAAGTAA
- a CDS encoding electron transfer flavoprotein subunit beta/FixA family protein, translating into MNIVVCIKQVPDTKGGVKFNPDGTLDRAAMLAIMNPDDKAGLEAALRIKDETGAKVTVLTMGLPKADAVLREALAMGADEAVLVTDRVLGGADTWATSTTIAGALRNLDYDLIITGRQAIDGDTAQVGPQIAEHLGLPVISYAADIKVEGDSVVVKRQYEDRYHELKAKMPCLVTALSELNEPRYMTPGGIFDAFDKEVTVWGRADLKDVDDSDLGLKGSPTKIAKASDKVAKGAGEKVNLDPAESVAYLIGKFKEKHII; encoded by the coding sequence ATGAATATCGTAGTATGTATTAAACAGGTTCCTGATACAAAGGGCGGCGTTAAGTTCAACCCGGATGGAACGCTTGACAGAGCAGCAATGCTTGCTATCATGAACCCAGATGATAAAGCTGGTCTTGAAGCAGCACTTAGAATCAAAGATGAGACAGGAGCAAAAGTTACAGTTCTTACCATGGGACTTCCAAAGGCTGATGCAGTTCTTCGTGAAGCATTAGCAATGGGTGCTGATGAAGCAGTTCTTGTAACAGACCGCGTATTAGGTGGAGCTGATACATGGGCAACATCTACCACAATCGCTGGTGCACTTCGTAACTTAGACTATGACCTGATCATCACAGGACGTCAGGCTATCGATGGTGATACTGCACAGGTTGGTCCTCAGATCGCTGAGCATCTTGGACTTCCGGTTATCTCTTACGCAGCAGACATCAAAGTAGAGGGTGATTCTGTTGTTGTAAAACGTCAGTACGAAGACAGATATCATGAGTTAAAAGCAAAAATGCCTTGTCTGGTAACTGCTCTTTCTGAATTAAATGAGCCGCGTTACATGACACCGGGCGGAATCTTCGATGCATTTGACAAAGAAGTAACCGTTTGGGGCAGAGCAGACTTAAAGGATGTTGACGATTCTGATCTTGGTTTAAAGGGATCTCCTACTAAGATTGCAAAAGCATCTGATAAAGTTGCAAAGGGTGCTGGTGAGAAAGTAAACCTTGATCCGGCAGAATCCGTAGCATATTTGATCGGTAAATTCAAAGAGAAACACATTATCTAA
- a CDS encoding electron transfer flavoprotein subunit alpha/FixB family protein encodes MALEEYKGVFVFAQQVDNVLDGVAFELLGKGKDLAKDLGTDVTAVLIGSGVKGLADQLAEYGADKVIVVDDPELKDYRTEPYAHALASVINEFKPEIMLVGATAIGRDLGPTVSARVKTGLTADCTSLEIGDFPLVAAPGKESEQKHNQLLMTRPAFGGNTIATIACPDNRPQMATVRPGVMQKIAPISGAKANVVEYNPGFTPNNRYVEILNIVKAVKSTANIMEAKILVSGGRGVGSKENFKLLEDLAEVLGGTVSCSRAVVENGWLPVDLQVGQTGKTVRPQIYFAIGISGAIQHVAGMEDSDLIIAINKDEDAPIFDVADYGLVGDLNKIVPALTTALKAELGK; translated from the coding sequence ATGGCATTAGAAGAATATAAAGGAGTATTTGTCTTTGCACAGCAGGTAGATAACGTATTAGATGGCGTTGCATTTGAGTTACTTGGAAAAGGCAAAGACTTAGCAAAAGATTTAGGTACAGACGTAACTGCTGTATTAATTGGTTCTGGTGTAAAAGGATTAGCAGATCAGTTAGCTGAGTATGGTGCTGACAAAGTTATCGTAGTAGATGATCCTGAATTAAAAGACTACAGAACAGAGCCGTATGCTCATGCATTAGCATCTGTAATTAACGAGTTCAAACCTGAAATCATGTTAGTTGGTGCAACTGCTATCGGCCGTGACTTAGGACCTACTGTTTCTGCAAGAGTAAAAACAGGTCTGACAGCAGACTGTACATCTCTTGAGATCGGTGATTTCCCACTGGTTGCTGCACCTGGTAAAGAATCAGAGCAGAAACACAACCAGTTATTAATGACACGTCCTGCATTTGGTGGTAACACCATCGCAACAATTGCCTGCCCGGACAACCGTCCTCAGATGGCAACTGTACGTCCAGGTGTTATGCAGAAGATCGCTCCGATCAGCGGTGCAAAAGCAAACGTTGTAGAGTACAACCCGGGATTTACACCAAACAACAGATATGTTGAGATCTTAAACATCGTAAAAGCTGTTAAGAGCACAGCAAACATTATGGAAGCAAAGATCCTTGTTTCCGGTGGTCGTGGAGTTGGTTCCAAAGAGAACTTCAAACTTTTGGAAGATCTTGCAGAGGTACTTGGCGGTACTGTAAGCTGCTCCCGTGCAGTTGTAGAGAATGGCTGGTTACCAGTTGATTTACAGGTAGGTCAGACTGGTAAAACTGTTCGTCCTCAGATCTACTTTGCAATCGGTATTTCCGGAGCAATCCAGCACGTAGCTGGTATGGAAGATTCTGACCTGATCATCGCAATCAACAAAGATGAAGATGCTCCAATCTTCGACGTAGCTGATTACGGTCTGGTTGGTGATCTGAATAAGATCGTTCCTGCTTTAACAACAGCATTAAAAGCTGAGTTAGGCAAATAA
- a CDS encoding metallopeptidase domain-containing protein, translating into MTGNVFHYTAKGTIASYEKTNDGYETLVREVLSGLNDTIDYTNYDSDGDGYIDALCLSVPSRGNADFWYGCTASWWASTLPDLDGEKLRKLSDHTAH; encoded by the coding sequence ATGACCGGAAATGTATTTCATTACACAGCGAAAGGTACGATCGCATCCTACGAAAAAACGAACGATGGATACGAAACGCTGGTGCGTGAGGTTCTTTCCGGTTTAAATGATACGATCGACTATACCAATTATGATTCTGACGGCGATGGCTATATCGACGCTCTCTGCCTTTCTGTTCCAAGCAGAGGCAATGCTGATTTCTGGTATGGCTGTACGGCATCCTGGTGGGCTTCCACCCTGCCGGATTTAGATGGCGAAAAATTAAGGAAGCTGTCTGATCATACCGCGCACTGA
- a CDS encoding ECF transporter S component → MTKKKFSTKFLVEMALLVAIILIMAFTPLGYIKTAGIEITLIVVPVAVGAVTLGPAAGAILGGVFGLASFLRCFGLNAFGAMLLSINPFLAFLLYVPTRILTGWLTGLIYQGIRKTKIPSNVSITIANLCCPLLNTTFFMSMLVFGFYQTEYIQSFVQTLGVSNPFLFVIAFVGINGLVEAVVCFIVGTAISAALKKALKYS, encoded by the coding sequence ATGACCAAGAAAAAGTTCTCCACAAAGTTTCTTGTGGAAATGGCACTTTTAGTTGCCATCATTCTTATCATGGCTTTTACCCCACTCGGATACATTAAGACGGCAGGTATTGAGATTACACTGATCGTTGTTCCGGTGGCGGTAGGAGCTGTTACTTTAGGGCCTGCGGCTGGTGCAATTTTAGGAGGTGTATTTGGACTTGCCAGTTTTTTGCGCTGCTTCGGACTGAATGCATTTGGTGCGATGCTTCTTAGCATCAATCCGTTTCTGGCATTTTTGCTGTATGTACCGACCCGTATCCTGACGGGCTGGCTGACAGGACTGATTTATCAGGGAATCCGCAAAACAAAAATACCATCGAATGTATCAATCACAATCGCGAATCTGTGCTGTCCGCTTTTAAATACCACGTTTTTTATGAGCATGCTGGTATTTGGGTTTTACCAGACCGAGTACATCCAGTCGTTTGTTCAGACGCTTGGTGTCAGCAATCCGTTTTTGTTTGTGATAGCATTTGTCGGAATCAACGGACTGGTTGAGGCGGTGGTATGTTTTATCGTCGGAACCGCAATTTCCGCGGCTTTGAAGAAAGCATTGAAATATAGTTAA
- a CDS encoding ECF transporter S component, translating into MTQKKFSTKYLVEMALLVAIILIMAFTPIGYIRTAGLEITLIVVPVAVGAVTLGPAAGAILGGVFGVTSFIQCFGMSPFGAALLGINGFLTFLVCVPTRILMGWLTGLIYKGLRKTKLPSGASVTISNLCCPLLNTTFFMGMLVIGFYNTEYIQSFVSALGAKNALLFILAFVGVNGLVEAIVCFVVGTAISAALKKALKYN; encoded by the coding sequence ATGACTCAGAAAAAGTTTTCCACAAAGTATCTTGTGGAGATGGCACTTTTAGTTGCTATCATTCTCATCATGGCTTTTACCCCGATCGGATATATCAGAACAGCTGGTCTTGAGATCACGCTGATCGTCGTTCCGGTAGCGGTAGGAGCTGTTACGTTAGGACCGGCGGCAGGCGCAATCTTAGGCGGCGTGTTCGGTGTTACAAGTTTCATCCAGTGCTTCGGCATGAGCCCATTTGGTGCTGCACTGCTTGGAATCAACGGATTTTTAACATTTTTAGTATGCGTACCTACCCGTATTTTAATGGGATGGCTGACAGGTCTGATCTATAAAGGACTTCGTAAAACAAAGCTGCCGTCAGGTGCATCTGTTACGATCAGCAACCTTTGTTGTCCGCTGCTGAACACCACATTTTTTATGGGAATGTTAGTGATTGGATTTTACAATACGGAATACATCCAGTCATTTGTATCAGCTCTTGGTGCAAAAAATGCATTGCTGTTCATTTTAGCATTTGTAGGTGTCAACGGACTGGTTGAGGCAATTGTCTGCTTTGTTGTGGGAACGGCGATTTCAGCAGCTCTCAAAAAGGCATTGAAATATAATTAA
- a CDS encoding FAD:protein FMN transferase has product MSEGKVKRKIIFLIFAAVMVVAGGCGTDGGDTEASRDLFAMDTYMTVTAYGKGATEAVDQAADEISRLDQLLSTGNEDSEIYKINQSGDGILSEETAYLVERSLDLYEATDGAFDIAIYPVMKVWGFTDDNFRVPDADELKDLLTLTDASDISYDKETSQIVFKKDGMQIDFGGIAKGYTSARIMDIFRACGIKSGLVNLGGNVQALGTKKDGSSWRVAVQDPQDTDQYLGVLSIQDKAVITSGGYERYFEQDGRTYHHIIDPKTGYPVENGLISVSIVTADGTLADGLSTSVFIMGKEAATEYWRNHSDEFDMILMTDDREIYVTEGIADSFESEMDTKIIEKKV; this is encoded by the coding sequence ATGAGCGAAGGTAAAGTAAAAAGAAAAATTATATTTCTGATTTTTGCAGCAGTCATGGTTGTGGCAGGTGGCTGTGGTACCGATGGGGGAGATACCGAGGCGAGCAGAGATCTCTTTGCAATGGACACATATATGACGGTAACTGCTTATGGCAAAGGAGCCACAGAGGCCGTGGATCAGGCGGCAGATGAGATCAGCCGGCTGGATCAATTGTTGTCTACGGGAAATGAGGACAGTGAGATATATAAAATCAATCAGAGCGGAGATGGAATACTCTCGGAGGAGACAGCATATCTGGTGGAACGCTCACTGGATCTGTATGAAGCTACAGATGGTGCATTTGATATTGCGATTTATCCGGTTATGAAAGTATGGGGATTTACAGATGACAATTTCAGGGTGCCGGACGCAGACGAACTTAAGGATCTGCTCACGCTGACAGATGCATCGGATATTTCTTATGATAAAGAGACATCGCAGATCGTTTTTAAAAAGGACGGAATGCAGATCGACTTTGGAGGAATCGCGAAAGGTTATACTTCTGCACGTATCATGGATATTTTTCGTGCCTGCGGGATCAAGAGCGGACTGGTCAATCTTGGTGGAAATGTGCAGGCACTTGGAACAAAGAAGGATGGAAGCAGCTGGCGCGTGGCAGTGCAGGACCCACAGGATACAGATCAGTATCTTGGGGTGCTTTCCATACAGGATAAGGCGGTGATCACTTCCGGCGGTTATGAACGTTATTTTGAGCAGGACGGCAGGACATATCATCATATCATAGATCCCAAAACCGGTTATCCGGTGGAGAACGGGTTAATTTCCGTTTCCATTGTCACAGCAGATGGAACGCTTGCGGACGGACTTTCTACATCCGTTTTTATTATGGGGAAAGAAGCCGCAACGGAATATTGGAGAAATCACAGTGATGAATTTGACATGATTCTGATGACGGATGACAGGGAAATCTATGTCACAGAGGGAATCGCAGACAGTTTTGAGTCGGAAATGGATACGAAGATCATTGAAAAAAAAGTATAA